The Lycium ferocissimum isolate CSIRO_LF1 chromosome 10, AGI_CSIRO_Lferr_CH_V1, whole genome shotgun sequence genome window below encodes:
- the LOC132035490 gene encoding IQ domain-containing protein IQM2-like encodes MGISFSCPLASHIDLENSLESVIVKSINFGVNDEHKTPLRSISFKSQDSEPIVMQSDGSGNMLIEKSISLRTTKENVIGMNEESRKSPLAYSSSPKDEAAVKLQKVYKSFRTRRKLADCAVLIEQSWWKLLDFAELKHSSISFFDLEKHETAISRWSRARTRAAKVGKGLSKNGKAQKLALQHWLEAIDPRHRYGHNLHFYYVQWLHSQSKEPFFYWLDIGEGKEVNLVEKCPRWKLHQQCIKYLGPMERKAYEVIVDDGKLLYKETGKLLDTTGETKGTKWIFVLSTSKTLYVAKKKKGTFQHSSFLAGGATLAAGRIVVEQGVLQAVWPHSGHYRPTPENFQDFISFLRENDVDLNDVQLDSIDDEEDSTGKKSGVYLRDNASDDDIAQKDDLEDSTSDKNELKEQATVAATPLTKSSSSHYFSDKLTKIKIPINDDLFERLMNESAAVKSISNSDGYESEEEQESHEETIPQECILKRINSHKGMKSFQLGKQLSCKWSTGAGPRIGCLRDYPSQLQSHALEEVNLSPRSVCHLKFYSWASSFSREVQVHSPHTKVLSNHLSRTHSSPFCKGL; translated from the exons ATGGGGATATCGTTTTCGTGCCCACTTGCTTCTCATATTGATTTAGAAAACAGTCTTGAATCTGTCATTGTCAAGTCTATCAACTTTGGTGTCAATGATGAGCATAAGACACCATTACGATCTATTAGCTTCAAAAGCCAAGATTCTGAACCCATAGTAATGCAATCAGATGGTTCAGGAAATATGCTAATAGAAAAATCCATCAGCTTAAGGACTACAAAGGAAAATGTAATTGGCATGAATGAAGAAAGTCGGAAATCGCCATTGGCATATAGTAGCAGCCCAAAAGATGAAGCAGCTGTAAAGTTGCAGAAAGTATACAAGAGCTTTCGTACAAGACGAAAATTAGCAGATTGTGCTGTACTCATTGAGCAAAGCTG GTGGAAACTATTAGATTTTGCAGAACTCAAACACAgttccatttcattttttgatCTTGAGAAGCATGAAACAGCGATTTCGCGCTGGTCAAGAGCAAGAACTAGAGCTGCCAAG GTAGGCAAAGGCTTATCTAAGAATGGTAAAGCCCAAAAACTTGCTTTACAACATTGGCTTGAAGCT ATCGATCCACGACATCGTTATGGACACAACTTGCATTTCTATTATGTCCAATGGTTGCATTCTCAAAGCAAAGAGCCCTTCTTCTACTG GTTGGATATTGGAGAAGGCAAAGAAGTTAATCTTGTTGAGAAATGCCCGCGATGGAAACTACATCAGCAATGCATCAAGTACCTTGGTCCT aTGGAAAGAAAGGCTTATGAAGTCATAGTGGACGATGGGAAGCTCTTGTACAAAGAAACTGGGAAGCTCCTTGACACCACTGGTGAAACAAAAGGCACTAAATGGATATTTGTCCTAAGCACCTCTAAAACCTTATATGTTgcgaagaaaaagaaaggaacatTTCAGCATTCTAGTTTTTTGGCCGGGGGCGCCACTTTAGCTGCTGGCAGGATAGTTGTGGAACAAGGAGTTTTGCAG GCTGTGTGGCCTCACAGTGGACATTATCGACCTACTCCAGAAAACTTTCAAGACTTCATTTCGTTTCTCAGGGAGAACGATGTGGACCTAAATGATGTTCAG CTTGATTCTATCGATGACGAAGAAGATTCTACTGGCAAGAAGAGTGGTGTATACCTTAGAGATAATGCTTCTGATGATGACATAGCTCAAAAGGATGATTTAGAAGACTCAACTTCAGATAAAAATGAGTTGAAAGAACAAGCAACTGTTGCTGCTACACCACTTACCAAGTCAAGTTCATCTCATTACTTTAGTGACAAATTGactaaaataaaaattcctattaatgatgatttattcgaGAGATTGATGAACGAAAGTGCAGCTGTTAAATCCATTTCCAACTCAGATGGATATGAAtcagaagaagaacaagaaagtcATGAAGAAACAATTCCACAAGAATGTATATTGAAGAGGATAAATTCACACAAGGGAATGAAGTCATTTCAATTGGGAAAGCAACTGTCTTGTAAATGGAGTACTGGAGCTGGACCTCGAATCGGATGCTTGAGAGATTACCCCTCACAACTGCAATCCCATGCATTAGAAGAAGTTAACTTGTCCCCGAGGAGTGTTTGTCATCTCAAGTTTTATTCATGGGCATCAAGCTTTAGTAGGGAAGTGCAAGTGCATTCTCCTCATACCAAGGTTCTATCTAATCACCTGTCTAGAACACATTCTTCTCCATTTTGTAAAGGACTCTAA